A portion of the Pithys albifrons albifrons isolate INPA30051 chromosome 1, PitAlb_v1, whole genome shotgun sequence genome contains these proteins:
- the B3GALT5 gene encoding beta-1,3-galactosyltransferase 5: MRMGGTWLGVHLGHLLALGHRHRWRTMMDSRKLRWFFCLLGLSCGSFWFFYNWTEFRVFCENSQGLLFPTETFRRIEGNFSQLPDIDCHKNPPFLVLLVASSQQHLDARMAIRQTWGKERTVAGKRLVTFFLLGRAVDPSQQADIAAEGQKYRDIIQKNFTDTYYNLTLKTMMGIEWVHRFCYQASFVMKTDTDVFVNVFYLTELLLRKKTTGFFTGFLKLHEYPIRRRWSKWYVSREEYPGKTYPPFCSGTGYVLSSDVASQIYNVSESVAFIKLEDVFIGLCLEKLKIRLEELHSEQTFFPERIRFSVSRFKKIVMCHEVEPSEQLSFWNHLVTESHGEVL; this comes from the exons ATGAGGATGGGAGGAACGTGGCTGGGTGTGCACCTGGGACACTTGCTGGCTCTGGGACACAGGCATAGATGGAGAACcatg ATGGATTCCAGAAAGCTCAGGTGGTTTTTTTGCCTCCTCgggctcagctgtggcagcttCTGGTTCTTTTACAACTGGACTGAGTTCCGTGTATTCTGTGAAAACAGCCAAGGTTTGCTGTTCCCCACAGAGACTTTTAGGAGAATTGAAGGAAACTTCTCCCAGCTGCCAGACATAGACTGCCATAAGAACCCTCCTTTCCTTGTCCTGCTTGTGGCatcctcccagcagcacctggatGCCAGGATGGCCATCAGGCAGACCTGGGGCAAGGAGAGGACGGTGGCTGGGAAACGCCTGGTGACGTTTTTCCTCCTGGGAAGAGCTGTGGATCCCAGCCAGCAGGCTGACATCGCTGCTGAAGGCCAAAAGTACAGGGACATCATCCAGAAGAACTTCACGGACACGTATTACAACCTGACCTTGAAGACCATGATGGGGATCGAGTGGGTTCACAGGTTTTGTTACCAGGCCAGCTTTGTGATGAAAACTGACACAGACGTGTTTGTCAACGTTTTTTACCTCACTGAGCTGCTTCTGAGGAAGAAGACCACTGGATTCTTCACAGGCTTTTTAAAACTGCACGAGTACCCCATCCGGAGAAGATGGAGCAAGTGGTATGTGAGTAGGGAAGAGTACCCAGGGAAGACCTACCCGCCCTTTTGTTCCGGGACTGGCTATGTTTTATCCAGTGATGTTGCCAGTCAGATCTATAATGTTTCTGAGAGTGTTGCATTCATTAAACTGGAGGATGTTTTCATAGGGCTGTGccttgagaaattaaaaattcgGCTGGAGGAGCTTCATTCAGAGCAGACCTTCTTCCCAGAGAGGATCAGGTTCTCTGTTTCTCGCTTTAAGAAAATCGTGATGTGCCACGAAGTGGAACCCTCTGAGCAGCTGAGCTTCTGGAATCACTTAGTGACAGAAAGCCATGGAGAGGTGCTCTAG